In the genome of Streptomyces sp. V2I9, one region contains:
- the crgA gene encoding cell division protein CrgA yields the protein MPKSRIRKKADFTPPPAKQATAIKLTNRSWVAPVMLALFLIGLAWIVVFYVTEGDLPIDALGNWNIVVGFGFIAGGFAVSTQWK from the coding sequence GTGCCGAAGTCACGTATCCGCAAGAAGGCCGACTTCACGCCGCCCCCGGCGAAGCAGGCAACGGCCATAAAGCTGACCAACCGCAGCTGGGTCGCCCCGGTGATGCTGGCCCTGTTCCTCATCGGACTGGCCTGGATCGTGGTGTTCTACGTGACGGAAGGCGATCTGCCGATCGACGCCCTGGGCAACTGGAACATCGTGGTCGGCTTCGGCTTCATCGCCGGCGGTTTCGCCGTGTCGACGCAGTGGAAGTGA
- a CDS encoding DUF881 domain-containing protein, which yields MSNSADSPEGPGHRTSVWAARGLTAAVFALAGLIFVTSANAAKGTDLRSDSSLLKLSDLIRNRSEKNGELNDATAAVRAEIDALAQRDDGSTEAEDAELKALEKAAGTAKISGDSVSVTLDDAPPDATANPGYPESQPNDLVIHQQDLQAVVNALWQGGARGIQVMDQRLISTSAVRCVGNTLILQGRVYSPPYKVTAVGDPGKLKRALDDSSAIQNYLLYVKAYGLGWKVDENEAVTLPGYSGTVDLHHARPVE from the coding sequence TTGAGCAATTCTGCCGACTCCCCCGAAGGGCCGGGCCACCGCACCTCCGTGTGGGCGGCTCGGGGGCTCACCGCTGCGGTCTTCGCCCTGGCCGGACTGATTTTCGTCACCAGCGCCAACGCCGCCAAGGGCACCGATCTGCGCAGTGACTCCTCCCTGCTCAAGCTCTCCGACCTGATCCGGAACCGCAGCGAGAAGAACGGCGAGCTGAACGACGCGACCGCCGCTGTACGCGCGGAGATCGACGCCCTCGCCCAGCGCGACGACGGCTCCACCGAGGCCGAGGACGCCGAGCTGAAGGCCCTGGAGAAGGCCGCGGGGACCGCGAAGATCAGCGGCGACTCCGTGAGCGTGACCCTCGATGACGCGCCCCCCGACGCGACCGCCAACCCCGGCTACCCCGAGTCCCAGCCCAACGACCTGGTCATCCACCAGCAGGACCTCCAGGCGGTGGTGAACGCGCTCTGGCAGGGCGGGGCGCGCGGGATCCAGGTGATGGACCAGCGGCTGATCTCCACCAGCGCGGTCCGCTGCGTGGGCAACACGCTGATCCTCCAGGGCCGCGTCTACTCCCCGCCCTACAAGGTCACCGCGGTCGGCGACCCCGGCAAGCTCAAGCGGGCGCTCGACGACTCCTCCGCGATCCAGAACTACCTGCTGTACGTGAAGGCGTACGGGCTGGGCTGGAAAGTCGACGAGAACGAGGCGGTGACCCTCCCCGGATACTCCGGCACGGTGGACCTGCACCACGCGCGGCCTGTGGAGTGA
- a CDS encoding aminodeoxychorismate/anthranilate synthase component II — translation MSARVLVVDNYDSFVFNLVQYLYQLGAECEVLRNDEVTTAHARDGFDGVLLSPGPGTPEQAGVCVEMVRHCADTGVPVFGVCLGMQSMAVAYGGVVDRAPELLHGKTSPVTHEGKGVFAGLPSPFTATRYHSLAAEPGALPPELEVTARTADGIIMGLRHRDRPVEGVQFHPESVLTEHGHLMLANWLEQCGDQGAVARSAGLAPVVGKAVA, via the coding sequence ATGAGCGCACGCGTCCTCGTCGTGGACAACTACGACAGCTTCGTCTTCAACCTCGTCCAGTACCTCTACCAACTCGGTGCCGAGTGCGAGGTGCTGCGCAACGACGAGGTGACCACCGCCCACGCCCGGGACGGGTTCGACGGCGTCCTGCTGTCGCCCGGCCCCGGCACGCCCGAACAGGCGGGCGTCTGCGTCGAGATGGTGCGCCACTGCGCGGACACCGGCGTTCCGGTCTTCGGCGTCTGCCTCGGGATGCAGTCGATGGCCGTCGCGTACGGCGGTGTGGTCGACCGGGCCCCCGAACTGCTGCACGGCAAGACGTCCCCGGTGACCCACGAGGGCAAGGGCGTGTTCGCCGGGCTGCCGTCCCCGTTCACCGCCACGCGCTACCACTCGCTCGCCGCCGAACCCGGCGCGCTGCCTCCGGAGCTGGAGGTCACCGCCCGCACGGCGGACGGCATCATCATGGGGCTGCGCCACCGCGACCGGCCGGTGGAGGGTGTGCAGTTCCACCCCGAGTCGGTGCTCACCGAACACGGCCACCTGATGCTCGCCAACTGGCTGGAGCAGTGCGGGGACCAGGGAGCCGTCGCACGGTCGGCCGGACTCGCGCCGGTGGTGGGCAAGGCCGTCGCGTGA
- a CDS encoding class E sortase has product MTGGRPGHGAGPEDPSTHEAYGADGASGAAVDGLADPRNAPLPGGHTSPWFRADNIPAAEPAYEAGYVPSPGPQEPRGAPNEWYDPAGYQRDWYGPQEPSARMAPEVPAPLPPTVPAGAGSPAVPVEGRAPAPDFSAGPRTDVLDAVHAVPADDAGPRTEVLAPVPDGPAPSSGPPSATGGRAERRRAAKARGRRRQGPAPERDVPASAAPLSRIEARRAARAAKDSPAVVASRLVGETFISLGVLMLLFVTYQLWWTNIRAEQIAGKETSRIQDEWAAGDRRPGVFAPGEGFAIMHIPKLDVVAPIAEGIDKEKVLDRGMIGHYGEGKLKTAMPSDKQGNFAVAGHRNTHGEPFRYVNKLNPGDPIVVETRDAYYTYEMAAILPQTSPSNISVIEPVPVGSGFEKPGRYLTLTTCTPEFTSTYRMIVWGKMVDERPRSEGKPDALVG; this is encoded by the coding sequence GTGACCGGGGGCCGCCCCGGACACGGCGCCGGACCGGAGGACCCCTCCACGCACGAGGCGTACGGGGCCGACGGCGCGTCCGGAGCGGCAGTGGACGGCCTCGCGGACCCGCGCAACGCTCCGCTGCCCGGCGGGCACACCTCGCCGTGGTTCCGGGCGGACAACATTCCGGCCGCGGAACCGGCGTACGAGGCCGGATACGTACCCTCTCCGGGCCCTCAGGAGCCCCGGGGGGCCCCGAACGAGTGGTATGACCCCGCCGGGTACCAGCGGGACTGGTACGGGCCTCAGGAGCCCTCCGCGCGCATGGCTCCGGAGGTTCCGGCACCGCTGCCCCCCACGGTTCCGGCGGGTGCCGGGTCCCCGGCGGTCCCGGTCGAGGGACGGGCCCCGGCTCCGGATTTCTCCGCCGGGCCCCGTACCGACGTCCTCGACGCCGTCCACGCGGTCCCTGCCGACGACGCGGGGCCCCGCACCGAGGTGCTCGCCCCCGTCCCGGACGGGCCCGCCCCTTCCTCCGGCCCGCCATCGGCCACCGGCGGGCGGGCCGAGCGGCGCCGGGCGGCCAAGGCGCGCGGGCGGCGGCGCCAGGGCCCGGCCCCGGAGCGGGACGTCCCGGCCTCGGCGGCCCCGTTGTCCCGGATCGAGGCGCGGCGCGCGGCACGGGCGGCGAAGGACAGCCCGGCGGTCGTCGCCAGCCGGCTGGTCGGCGAGACGTTCATCTCGCTGGGTGTCCTGATGCTCCTGTTCGTCACCTACCAGCTCTGGTGGACCAACATCAGGGCCGAGCAGATCGCCGGCAAGGAGACCAGCCGGATCCAGGACGAATGGGCCGCCGGCGACCGCAGGCCCGGAGTGTTCGCGCCCGGCGAGGGCTTCGCGATCATGCACATCCCCAAGCTCGACGTCGTCGCCCCCATCGCCGAGGGCATCGACAAGGAGAAGGTCCTCGACCGGGGGATGATCGGCCACTACGGCGAGGGCAAGCTCAAGACGGCCATGCCCTCCGACAAGCAGGGCAACTTCGCCGTGGCGGGCCACCGCAACACCCACGGCGAACCGTTCCGCTACGTCAACAAGCTCAACCCCGGTGACCCGATCGTGGTCGAGACGCGGGACGCGTACTACACGTACGAGATGGCCGCCATCCTCCCGCAGACCTCGCCGTCGAACATCTCCGTGATCGAGCCGGTGCCGGTCGGTTCGGGCTTCGAGAAGCCCGGCAGGTACCTCACCCTGACGACCTGTACTCCGGAATTCACGAGTACGTACCGGATGATCGTCTGGGGCAAGATGGTCGACGAACGGCCGCGCAGCGAGGGGAAGCCCGACGCGCTCGTCGGCTGA
- a CDS encoding class E sortase, whose amino-acid sequence MAARTEHDERTDTSASPPPTPARRHPVATAVGVFGELLITAGLVLALFVAYSLWWTNVLADREADKQGDTVRGRWAGGPGVLDTKNGIGFLHVPAMENGEVLVKKGTDPETLNNGIAGYYTDPVKSALPWDDEGNFTLAAHRDGHGAKFHNIHKLRNGDAVVFETKDTWYVYKVYKTLPETSKFNVDVIQPVPEESGVDKPGRYITLTTCTPVYTSKYRYVVWGELERTEKVDKDRTKPAELR is encoded by the coding sequence GTGGCAGCGAGGACCGAGCACGACGAGCGGACCGACACGTCCGCGTCCCCGCCTCCGACCCCGGCACGCCGCCACCCCGTCGCGACGGCCGTCGGCGTCTTCGGCGAACTGCTGATCACCGCAGGGCTGGTGCTCGCCCTGTTCGTCGCGTACTCCCTGTGGTGGACCAACGTGCTCGCCGACCGCGAGGCCGACAAGCAGGGCGACACGGTCCGCGGCAGATGGGCGGGCGGGCCGGGCGTGCTGGACACCAAGAACGGCATCGGGTTCCTGCACGTGCCCGCCATGGAGAACGGTGAAGTGCTGGTCAAGAAGGGCACCGACCCCGAGACCCTGAACAACGGCATCGCCGGCTACTACACGGACCCGGTGAAGTCGGCTCTCCCCTGGGACGACGAGGGCAACTTCACGCTGGCCGCGCACCGCGACGGGCACGGCGCGAAGTTCCACAACATCCACAAGCTCAGGAACGGTGACGCGGTCGTCTTCGAGACCAAGGACACCTGGTACGTCTACAAGGTCTACAAGACGCTCCCCGAGACCTCGAAGTTCAACGTCGACGTGATCCAGCCGGTCCCGGAGGAGTCGGGCGTCGACAAGCCCGGCCGCTACATCACGCTGACGACCTGCACCCCGGTCTACACCTCGAAGTACCGGTACGTCGTGTGGGGCGAGCTGGAGCGTACGGAGAAGGTCGACAAGGACCGCACGAAGCCGGCCGAGCTGCGCTGA
- the pknB gene encoding Stk1 family PASTA domain-containing Ser/Thr kinase, translating into MEEPRRLGGRYELGSVLGRGGMAEVYLAHDTRLGRTVAVKTLRADLARDPSFQARFRREAQSAASLNHPAIVAVYDTGEDYVDGVSIPYIVMEYVDGSTLRELLHSGRRLLPERTLEMTVGILQALEYSHRAQIVHRDIKPANVMLTRTGQVKVMDFGIARAMGDSGMTMTQTAAVIGTAQYLSPEQAKGEQVDARSDLYSTGCLLYELLAVRPPFVGDSPVAVAYQHVREEPQPPSNFDPEITPEMDAIVLKALTKDPDYRYQSADEMRADIEACLDGQPVAATAAMGAAGYGGYDGYNTDQPTAALRPTDPNHAQTSMLPPVNPDDGGYGYDDRGARRRQQKKSNTSTILLVVAGILVLIGAILIGRVVFADTEGDNQVKAPNLVGSTLQEAETLAARTGVTVKKGAEEPCEQQEKGQICSQDPSADAMMDKDGTVTVVVSTGAPTVEVPNVMEKSEDGAREELEKKGFTVNVTTAESEKAEGTVIKQDPKGGEQAEEESEVTITVAVQATLDLPDMRTRTFEAAQQQLLGIGFTNVSRTDVDSDKPAGEVIEQTPTGPSKQGKDVQIVLKVSKGPAQPEQVQIPGDIVGKSYQDAKGQLEGLGFVVQLAPGSVDKPNAKVITSNPGPNTQAAKGSTVMLVTIEGGGGDGGGGLFGGMGDD; encoded by the coding sequence ATGGAAGAGCCGCGTCGCCTCGGCGGCCGGTACGAGCTGGGCTCGGTGCTCGGCCGTGGTGGCATGGCCGAGGTCTACCTCGCGCACGACACCCGGCTCGGCCGCACCGTAGCTGTGAAGACGCTCCGGGCCGATCTGGCCCGCGACCCGTCGTTCCAGGCCCGGTTCCGCCGAGAGGCCCAGTCGGCCGCCTCGCTCAACCACCCCGCGATCGTCGCCGTGTACGACACCGGCGAGGACTACGTCGACGGGGTCTCCATCCCGTACATCGTGATGGAGTACGTCGACGGGTCGACGCTGAGGGAGCTGCTGCACTCCGGTCGCAGGCTGCTTCCCGAGCGCACGCTGGAGATGACGGTCGGCATCCTCCAGGCCCTGGAGTACTCGCACCGCGCCCAGATCGTCCACCGCGACATCAAGCCGGCGAACGTCATGCTGACGCGCACCGGCCAGGTCAAGGTCATGGACTTCGGCATCGCCCGCGCCATGGGCGACTCCGGGATGACGATGACGCAGACCGCCGCGGTCATCGGCACCGCCCAGTACCTCTCCCCGGAGCAGGCCAAGGGCGAGCAGGTGGACGCGCGTTCCGACCTGTACTCCACGGGCTGCCTGCTGTACGAGCTGCTCGCCGTGCGCCCCCCGTTCGTCGGGGACTCGCCGGTCGCGGTGGCCTACCAGCACGTCCGCGAGGAGCCGCAGCCACCGAGCAACTTCGACCCCGAGATCACGCCCGAGATGGACGCGATCGTGCTGAAGGCGCTCACCAAGGACCCGGACTACCGCTACCAGTCCGCCGACGAGATGCGCGCCGACATCGAGGCGTGCCTCGACGGCCAGCCGGTCGCGGCCACCGCGGCGATGGGCGCCGCGGGGTACGGGGGCTACGACGGCTACAACACCGACCAGCCGACCGCCGCCCTGCGCCCGACCGACCCGAACCACGCGCAGACCTCGATGCTGCCCCCGGTCAACCCGGACGACGGCGGCTACGGCTACGACGACCGCGGAGCCCGCCGGCGCCAGCAGAAGAAGAGCAACACCTCGACGATCCTCCTGGTCGTCGCGGGCATCCTGGTCCTCATCGGCGCGATCCTGATCGGCCGGGTGGTCTTCGCCGACACCGAGGGCGACAACCAGGTCAAGGCCCCGAACCTGGTGGGTTCCACGCTCCAGGAGGCGGAGACGCTCGCGGCGAGAACCGGCGTCACCGTGAAGAAGGGCGCCGAGGAGCCGTGCGAGCAGCAGGAGAAGGGCCAGATCTGCTCGCAGGACCCGTCGGCCGACGCCATGATGGACAAGGACGGCACCGTCACGGTCGTCGTCTCCACCGGTGCGCCGACGGTCGAAGTGCCCAATGTCATGGAGAAGTCCGAGGACGGTGCCCGCGAGGAGCTGGAGAAGAAGGGCTTCACGGTCAACGTCACCACGGCGGAGTCCGAGAAGGCCGAGGGGACGGTGATCAAGCAGGACCCCAAGGGCGGCGAACAGGCCGAGGAGGAGTCCGAGGTCACCATCACCGTGGCCGTCCAGGCCACGCTCGACCTGCCCGACATGCGGACCCGCACGTTCGAGGCTGCGCAGCAGCAGCTTCTGGGCATCGGCTTCACCAACGTCTCGCGGACCGATGTGGACTCGGACAAGCCGGCGGGGGAGGTCATCGAGCAGACCCCGACGGGCCCGAGCAAGCAGGGCAAGGACGTGCAGATCGTCCTCAAGGTCTCCAAGGGACCGGCCCAGCCGGAACAGGTCCAGATCCCCGGTGACATCGTCGGCAAGTCGTACCAGGACGCCAAGGGCCAGCTCGAAGGGCTCGGCTTCGTGGTCCAGCTCGCTCCGGGTTCGGTCGACAAGCCGAACGCCAAGGTGATCACCAGCAACCCCGGACCGAACACCCAGGCGGCCAAGGGCAGCACCGTCATGCTCGTGACCATCGAGGGCGGCGGAGGCGACGGAGGCGGTGGCCTCTTCGGAGGCATGGGCGACGACTGA
- a CDS encoding penicillin-binding protein 2: MNKPLRRVAIFCGLLMLALLVRDNWIQYVRADELTGREENRRIRIERYAHERGDIIVDGKAVTGSVETEDSDFRYKRVWKNGPLWAPVTGYSSQAFDSSQLEKLEDGILTGNDDQLFFNRTLSMFTGEKKQGGNVVTTLNGDAQRAAFKGLGEKKGAVVALDPKTGAILALASTPSYDPSVFAGNSDKDAAARQKLLRDKDKPMLNRALRETYPPGSTFKVVTAAAALENGLYDDIDAKTESPLPWTLPQSTTQLRNEGNIPCENASLREALRVSCNTVFGKMSDDLGNKKMIEQTDKFGFNKEVFTPVRADASVYPEDNKPQNAMAGIGQASNRTTPLQMAMVASAIANDGKLMQPYMVAERQTPNLDPVYTHEPEELSRALSGENAQKIQQMMETVVKDGTGTNARIPGVTVGGKTGTAQHGLNNSEKPYAWFISYAKTDNGSPVAVAVVVEDGNANRDDISGGGLAAPIARDVMKAVIDSGK; encoded by the coding sequence GTGAACAAGCCGCTGCGCCGGGTCGCGATCTTCTGCGGCCTCCTGATGCTCGCCCTCCTCGTCCGGGACAACTGGATCCAGTACGTCCGGGCCGACGAGCTCACCGGCCGGGAGGAGAACCGCCGCATCCGGATCGAGCGGTACGCCCACGAGCGGGGCGACATCATCGTGGACGGCAAGGCGGTCACCGGGTCCGTCGAGACCGAGGACAGCGACTTCAGGTACAAGCGGGTCTGGAAGAACGGGCCCCTGTGGGCCCCCGTCACCGGCTACTCCTCGCAGGCGTTCGACTCCTCGCAGCTGGAGAAGCTGGAGGACGGCATCCTCACCGGCAACGACGACCAGCTGTTCTTCAACCGCACCCTCTCCATGTTCACCGGCGAGAAGAAGCAGGGCGGCAACGTCGTCACCACCCTGAACGGCGACGCCCAGAGGGCGGCCTTCAAGGGCCTCGGTGAGAAGAAGGGCGCCGTCGTCGCCCTCGATCCGAAGACCGGCGCCATCCTGGCGCTGGCGAGCACCCCCTCGTACGACCCCTCGGTGTTCGCGGGCAACTCCGACAAGGACGCCGCCGCCCGGCAGAAGCTCCTGCGGGACAAGGACAAGCCGATGCTCAACCGGGCCTTGCGCGAGACCTACCCCCCGGGCTCCACCTTCAAGGTCGTCACCGCCGCCGCGGCCCTGGAGAACGGGCTCTACGACGACATCGACGCCAAGACGGAGTCCCCGCTGCCCTGGACGCTGCCCCAGTCCACCACGCAGCTCAGGAACGAGGGGAACATCCCCTGCGAGAACGCCTCGCTGCGGGAGGCCCTGCGGGTGTCGTGCAACACCGTCTTCGGGAAGATGAGCGACGACCTCGGCAACAAGAAGATGATCGAGCAGACGGACAAGTTCGGCTTCAACAAGGAAGTCTTCACGCCCGTCCGCGCCGACGCGAGCGTCTACCCCGAGGACAACAAGCCGCAGAACGCCATGGCCGGCATCGGCCAGGCGTCCAACCGGACCACGCCGCTCCAGATGGCCATGGTGGCCTCCGCGATCGCCAACGACGGCAAGCTGATGCAGCCGTACATGGTCGCCGAGCGCCAGACCCCCAACCTGGACCCCGTCTACACCCACGAGCCCGAGGAACTCAGCCGCGCGCTCTCCGGTGAGAACGCCCAGAAGATCCAGCAGATGATGGAGACCGTCGTCAAGGACGGCACGGGAACCAACGCACGGATCCCCGGCGTCACAGTGGGCGGCAAGACCGGTACAGCACAGCACGGTCTGAACAACAGCGAGAAGCCCTACGCCTGGTTCATCTCGTACGCGAAGACCGACAACGGCTCCCCGGTCGCCGTCGCCGTCGTGGTCGAGGACGGCAACGCCAACCGGGACGACATCTCCGGTGGCGGACTGGCCGCCCCCATCGCGCGCGACGTGATGAAGGCGGTCATCGACAGCGGGAAGTGA